From a single Mobula birostris isolate sMobBir1 chromosome 13, sMobBir1.hap1, whole genome shotgun sequence genomic region:
- the LOC140206955 gene encoding uncharacterized protein gives MAHQRVHTRERPFTCSDCGKGFTHSSRLKLHQQVHTGERPFTCSDCGRGFTRSSALLVHKSVHTGEWPFTCSDCGKGFTRSSELKIHQRVHTGERPFTCSDCGKRFTQSSQLKVHQRVHTGERPFTCSDCGKRFTHSSQLKVHQRVHTGERPFTCSDCGKRFTHSSTLQNHQRVHTGEKPFTCLECGKGFTQSSHLLVHQSIHTGEKPFTCSVCGNKFTLSSHLQNHQRVHTEEKPFTCSVCGKRFTHSSSLRSHQRVHTGEKPFTCSECGKKFTDSSTLRSHQQVHTGEKPFTCSECGKGFTQSSHRLAHQSRVHTGERPFTCSVCGKRFTRSSDLQSHQRVHTGEKPFTCSECGKGFTQSSNLQSHKRVHTGEKPFTCSDCGKRFSHSFHVLTHQRVHTGEKPFTCSECGKGFNQSSTLLSHQRLHTGERPFTCSECGKRFTRSSDLLSHQRVHTGEKPFTCSECAKRFSRSSDLQSHQRVHTGEKPFTCSECGKRFTRSSTLQRHLRVHTGEKPFICSVCGKRFTRSSTLQSHQRVHTGEGPFTCSDCGKGFTQSSQLLAHQSVHTGDRPFTCSDCGKGFTCSSNLKIAGCQES, from the exons atggctcaccagcgagttcacaccagggagcgacCATTCAcgtgctcggactgtgggaaaggattcactcactcatctaGACTGAAattacatcagcaagttcacactggagagaggccgttcacctgctcagactgcgggaggggattcactcggtcatccgccctactggtacacaagtcagttcacactggggagtggccattcacctgctcagactgtgggaagggattcactcgctcatctgaactgaagatacatcagcgagttcacactggagagaggccattcacctgctcagactgtgggaagagattcactcagtcatctcaacttaaggtacatcagcgagttcacactggggagaggccgttcacctgctcagactgtgggaagagattcactcattcatctcaacttaaggtacatcagcgagttcacactggggagaggccgttcacctgctcagactgtgggaagagattcactcattcatccaccctacagaatcatcagcgagttcacactggggagaagccgttcacctgcttagaatgtgggaagggattcactcagtcatcccacctgctGGTACATCAgtcaattcacactggggagaagccgttcacctgctcagtttgtgggaataaattcactctgtcatcccacctacagaatcatcagcgagttcacactgaggagaagccgttcacctgctcagtctgtgggaagagattcactcattcATCCAGCCTacggagtcaccagcgagttcacactggggagaagccgttcacctgctcagaatgtgggaagaaattcactgattcatccaccctacggagtcaccagcaagttcacactggggagaagccgttcacctgctcagaatgtgggaaaggatttactcagtcatcccaccgactggcacaccagtca cgagttcacaccggagagaggccgtttacctgttcagtctgtgggaagagattcactcggtcatccgacctacagagtcatcagcgagttcacactggggagaagccgttcacctgctcagaatgtggaaagggattcactcagtcatccaacctacagagtcataagcgagttcacactggggagaagccctttacctgctcagactgtgggaagagattctctcattcATTTCACGTACTGacccaccagcgagttcacactggggagaagccgttcacctgctcagaatgtgggaagggattcaatcagtcatccaccctactgagtcaccagcgacttcacactggggagaggccgttcacctgctcagaatgtgggaagagattcactcgatcatccgaCCTACTgagtcaccaacgagttcacactggagagaagccttTCACCTGTTCAGAATGTGCAAAGAGATTCAGTCGATCATCTGacttacagagtcatcagcgagttcacactggagagaagccgtttacctgctcagaatgtgggaagagattcactcgatcatccaccctacagcgtcacctgcgagttcacactggggagaagccgttcatctgctcagtctgtgggaagagattcactcgatcatccaccctacagagtcatcagcgagttcacactggggaggggccgttcacctgctcagactgtgggaaaggattcactcagtcatcccaactactggcacaccagtca